In a genomic window of Enterobacter asburiae:
- the gspG gene encoding type II secretion system major pseudopilin GspG, which produces MKYATNVMRKQGGFTLLELLVVLMIIALLAGFVGPKVFSNVDSAKEKTAARQMRSLAEALGQYRLDTGSYPSETQGLKALTEKPSNVQNWNGPYLSQHVPLDPWGNPYQWHNPARTKDAINEVEITSGGKDGKPVTYGF; this is translated from the coding sequence ATGAAATACGCAACAAACGTGATGCGAAAACAGGGTGGTTTCACCCTGCTTGAATTGCTGGTCGTACTGATGATTATTGCGCTGCTGGCAGGGTTCGTCGGACCTAAGGTCTTCTCCAATGTCGACTCGGCTAAAGAGAAAACCGCTGCCCGACAGATGCGCTCACTTGCGGAGGCGCTAGGGCAATATCGCCTCGACACCGGCAGTTATCCAAGTGAAACGCAAGGGCTGAAAGCACTGACCGAAAAACCGTCCAACGTACAAAACTGGAATGGCCCTTATCTCAGCCAGCATGTGCCGTTAGATCCCTGGGGCAATCCGTACCAGTGGCATAACCCCGCCCGGACAAAAGACGCTATTAATGAAGTCGAAATTACCTCCGGCGGTAAAGACGGTAAGCCTGTCACGTACGGGTTCTGA
- a CDS encoding type II secretion system F family protein yields MKPYIVTILQGGKRVNQTVLAASPDDASARIIAAGGIVLQVQERPARKEKRFPLNLFLQELIALLEAGLVVVEAVEALRESSRDGGTSLVLDTLVKKLYEGAQLSQAMMALPALFPPLLINTVASSEQTGHLPEALKRFQFYESRMEILRKRIKSTLLYPTIVIAAGGIILFFLLGFIIPRFSVVFDGMKNPSASAQLILWWGRLTQTHGSLLLAGCAAAVAGIVMAVRSPRLRQRALGLLLRIPALRQQHQLSVLVRFYRTLGLLLQGGLPAPDALMLSREILPATHRQQVEQVIRDVAAGESLSRMLEAQQMTTPVASRLLQVGERSGELPAMCERIAAFYDESLERAIETFSKIFEPILMMVVGGIVGLVVFLLYMPIFELAGGLQ; encoded by the coding sequence ATGAAACCATATATCGTCACCATCCTTCAGGGGGGGAAGCGCGTCAATCAAACCGTGCTTGCCGCATCGCCTGATGATGCCAGCGCCCGCATTATTGCCGCCGGCGGCATCGTTTTGCAGGTACAGGAACGCCCTGCCCGCAAGGAGAAACGCTTTCCATTGAATCTGTTCTTGCAGGAGCTTATCGCCCTGCTGGAGGCCGGGCTGGTCGTGGTCGAGGCCGTCGAAGCGCTGCGCGAAAGCAGCCGCGACGGTGGCACCTCGCTGGTTCTGGATACGCTGGTTAAAAAGCTCTATGAAGGAGCACAGCTATCCCAGGCGATGATGGCGCTACCGGCGCTCTTTCCGCCTCTGCTGATTAATACCGTCGCCTCTTCTGAGCAAACCGGACACTTACCCGAAGCGCTAAAGCGTTTTCAGTTTTACGAATCAAGAATGGAAATTCTGCGCAAGCGGATTAAATCAACCCTGCTCTATCCGACGATTGTGATCGCCGCCGGCGGGATAATTCTGTTCTTTCTGCTCGGCTTTATTATTCCGCGTTTTTCCGTGGTGTTTGACGGGATGAAGAACCCGTCCGCCAGCGCACAGCTTATCCTCTGGTGGGGACGTCTGACGCAAACCCATGGTTCACTGCTGCTGGCCGGTTGTGCGGCAGCGGTTGCAGGCATCGTGATGGCGGTGCGTAGCCCGCGCCTGCGCCAGCGTGCGCTCGGTTTGTTGCTGCGCATTCCCGCCTTACGCCAGCAGCATCAGCTTTCTGTGCTGGTGCGTTTCTACCGCACACTGGGCCTGCTGCTGCAGGGCGGCCTCCCCGCGCCTGATGCGTTAATGCTGAGCCGGGAGATCCTGCCCGCCACGCATCGTCAGCAGGTTGAACAGGTTATCCGCGACGTCGCCGCCGGCGAGTCGCTCTCCCGCATGCTGGAAGCCCAGCAGATGACGACTCCTGTCGCCAGCCGTCTGCTGCAGGTCGGCGAGCGCAGCGGCGAACTGCCTGCCATGTGCGAGCGGATCGCCGCTTTTTATGATGAATCGCTGGAACGCGCGATTGAAACCTTTAGCAAAATTTTTGAACCGATTCTGATGATGGTCGTTGGCGGCATCGTTGGGCTCGTCGTGTTTTTACTGTACATGCCCATTTTTGAACTGGCAGGAGGATTGCAATAA
- a CDS encoding type II secretion system protein, producing MQRQRGFTLIEMIVTLALLATLAAAAAPLMRNYHQRQQETQLRESLRTLRDAIDRYHQASVDGIIEKKTSESGYPPSLKSLVEGVRDKTSPTGAMIYFLRHIPRDPMCDCEGKNDEETWRLRASTQPPGDFSGGGKDVFDVSSTSTASGLNGVPYAQW from the coding sequence ATGCAGCGCCAGCGCGGTTTTACCTTGATTGAGATGATCGTCACGCTGGCGCTACTCGCCACGCTTGCCGCTGCCGCAGCGCCGCTGATGCGTAACTACCACCAGCGGCAGCAGGAGACGCAGCTACGCGAGTCGCTGCGCACGCTGCGCGATGCCATTGACCGTTATCACCAGGCAAGCGTGGACGGCATCATTGAGAAAAAAACCAGCGAATCCGGATACCCGCCGTCGCTAAAAAGCCTGGTGGAAGGCGTGCGGGATAAGACGTCGCCCACTGGCGCGATGATCTACTTTCTGCGCCATATTCCGCGCGATCCGATGTGCGATTGCGAGGGAAAAAATGATGAAGAGACCTGGCGGTTACGCGCATCCACACAGCCACCCGGCGATTTCAGCGGCGGAGGGAAAGACGTGTTTGATGTCAGCAGCACCAGTACGGCCAGCGGTTTGAATGGAGTGCCCTATGCGCAATGGTGA
- a CDS encoding FadR family transcriptional regulator, translating into MEKPSRFLANSSTALEQLRGLINQHESTPGIPLPTERELSETLGVGRREVRRALDVLEEEGRIWRKQGKGTFIGPAAPVEPLALQGLVQQTNLLEVMEARIQIEPGLARLAALRATRENLALMQRMLERIDKVSPDDRDLNELWDSAFHRAIAEAAGNRLMLGLFDAIDAVRREPGWQHLRELARTPERVDSYNDHHHKIMSAIIHRQPNEAAAAMREHLLSLQTALIQAIHLEDDFTL; encoded by the coding sequence ATGGAAAAACCGTCACGGTTTCTGGCCAATTCCAGCACCGCGCTTGAGCAGCTGCGCGGGCTAATCAACCAGCATGAGTCAACACCAGGCATTCCGCTGCCCACGGAACGTGAGCTGTCGGAAACACTCGGCGTAGGACGACGCGAAGTGCGTCGCGCGCTGGACGTGCTGGAAGAAGAGGGGCGGATCTGGCGTAAACAGGGGAAAGGCACCTTTATTGGTCCGGCTGCCCCGGTTGAACCGCTGGCCCTTCAGGGATTGGTTCAGCAGACCAATCTGCTGGAAGTGATGGAAGCTCGTATACAGATCGAACCCGGCTTAGCCCGGCTTGCGGCACTGCGTGCCACCAGGGAAAACCTCGCGCTCATGCAGCGCATGCTGGAACGCATCGACAAGGTCAGCCCGGATGACCGCGATCTCAACGAACTGTGGGATAGCGCCTTTCACCGCGCTATTGCCGAGGCGGCGGGTAATCGCCTGATGCTCGGTCTGTTTGATGCCATTGATGCTGTGCGGCGCGAACCCGGCTGGCAGCATCTGCGTGAATTGGCCCGCACGCCCGAACGTGTCGACAGCTACAACGACCACCATCACAAGATCATGTCCGCGATTATCCATCGCCAGCCTAATGAAGCAGCGGCCGCCATGCGCGAACACCTGCTCAGCCTGCAAACCGCCCTGATTCAGGCGATCCATCTTGAGGACGACTTCACGCTATGA
- a CDS encoding ATP-binding cassette domain-containing protein, with protein sequence MTTPILEARDLSKLFPGPKKLFSPARFVTAVDRVSLAVMPGETLAIVGESGSGKSTLGRLLLRLLAASEGRVFYQGEDITDASGARLNQLRRELQIIFQDPFTSLNPRMTVEQIVGEPLWLHQNMKKADRQYRVAELLKTVGLPAAWAGRYPHEFSGGQRQRIGIARALASGPKLLLGDEPVSALDVSVQAQVVNLLESLKHQLGLTMVIVAHGLAVIRHMSDRVAVMYLGQIVELATVDEIFDAPLHPYTQALIASAPQMQPGVERDAPLLQGDLPNPANPPSGCRFHTRCPYVTDECRQVEPINQVLDGGRQVACHRWQDINRDRSVIQIAPPSAAFLRRRALFEHAATHSSLPSRNS encoded by the coding sequence ATGACCACGCCCATTCTTGAAGCCCGGGACCTCAGCAAGCTTTTCCCCGGCCCGAAAAAACTCTTTTCTCCGGCCCGGTTTGTCACGGCGGTCGATCGCGTTTCGCTTGCCGTGATGCCGGGCGAAACGCTGGCGATTGTTGGCGAGTCCGGCTCCGGGAAATCCACCCTCGGTCGTCTGCTGCTGCGCCTTCTGGCCGCCAGCGAAGGGCGCGTGTTTTACCAGGGGGAGGATATCACCGACGCCTCCGGCGCCCGTCTGAACCAGCTCCGGCGCGAGCTGCAGATTATCTTCCAGGACCCTTTTACCTCGCTGAACCCGCGCATGACGGTGGAGCAGATCGTCGGCGAGCCGCTGTGGCTGCACCAGAACATGAAGAAAGCGGATCGTCAGTATCGCGTCGCGGAGCTCCTCAAGACCGTTGGCCTGCCTGCCGCCTGGGCCGGGCGCTATCCGCACGAGTTTTCCGGCGGGCAGCGCCAGCGTATCGGCATTGCGCGCGCGCTGGCCTCGGGGCCAAAGCTGCTGCTGGGCGACGAGCCGGTTTCCGCGCTGGATGTGTCGGTGCAGGCGCAGGTGGTCAACCTGCTGGAGAGCCTGAAGCACCAGCTGGGGCTGACGATGGTGATTGTCGCCCACGGTCTGGCGGTGATCCGCCACATGAGCGACCGCGTGGCGGTCATGTATCTTGGGCAAATCGTTGAGCTTGCTACCGTCGACGAGATCTTTGACGCACCGCTGCACCCTTACACGCAGGCGCTGATCGCCTCGGCTCCCCAGATGCAGCCCGGCGTGGAACGCGACGCGCCGCTGCTGCAGGGGGATCTGCCGAACCCGGCTAACCCGCCGTCCGGCTGTCGCTTCCACACCCGCTGCCCGTACGTCACCGATGAATGCCGGCAGGTCGAGCCGATTAATCAGGTGCTCGACGGCGGGCGTCAGGTTGCCTGCCACCGCTGGCAGGACATTAATCGCGATCGCAGCGTTATCCAGATCGCACCGCCATCCGCAGCCTTTCTGCGCCGCCGCGCGCTGTTTGAACACGCGGCTACTCACTCCTCCCTTCCTTCAAGGAACTCATGA
- a CDS encoding lytic transglycosylase domain-containing protein translates to MLRLSLYSLFIFSVFSCRADCWQLAGERYGIEPELLQAIAIVESNGNTRAINKNRDGSLDVGLMQINSIHFDALRKFRISQKDLLTDPCQSVMTGAWILAGQIQRFGYTWDAVGAYNAGTANTPQRRALRQQYIKKVAPHYARLKRQSHTLSPK, encoded by the coding sequence ATGCTGCGCCTGTCCTTATATTCGCTGTTTATCTTCAGCGTATTTTCATGCCGTGCCGATTGCTGGCAGCTGGCGGGAGAACGTTACGGTATTGAGCCAGAGCTATTACAGGCGATAGCGATAGTGGAATCCAACGGCAACACGCGGGCCATCAACAAAAACCGTGATGGCTCACTGGATGTCGGGCTGATGCAGATCAATAGCATTCACTTCGATGCGCTGCGTAAATTTCGTATTAGTCAAAAAGATCTGCTGACCGACCCTTGCCAAAGTGTCATGACCGGCGCCTGGATCCTGGCAGGTCAAATCCAGCGCTTTGGTTATACCTGGGACGCGGTGGGCGCATATAACGCCGGAACGGCAAATACGCCGCAACGCCGCGCGCTTCGTCAACAATATATAAAAAAAGTGGCTCCGCATTATGCCCGCCTTAAAAGGCAGAGCCATACACTGTCGCCAAAATGA
- a CDS encoding ABC transporter ATP-binding protein — protein MTTIPFKDSAPVLRLNNLNVKFSGSPVSVLDGISLTVKAGETLALVGESGCGKSITSLALMGLLPASAQIVSGEMQFRRHDLRKLSPREYADLRGSELAMIFQEPMTSLNPAFTLGDQLSEAVMRHQNVSRAEAMKVALQILEKVQIPAAEMRLKAYPHQLSGGMRQRVMIAMALINHPKLLIADEPTTALDVTIQAQILTLLNTLKEEIGTAVLMITHDLGVVAEVAQQVAVMYAGQVVEQGSVEAIFADPQHPYTIGLMGSIPSLGARKGQLSTIPGSVPLPESMPKGCRFATRCPFAQSRCHDEKPQLTTLGAGHQVACFRVPLEHHIALGETA, from the coding sequence ATGACGACGATCCCGTTTAAGGACTCCGCGCCTGTACTCCGGCTGAATAATCTCAACGTTAAATTTTCCGGCTCGCCGGTCAGCGTCCTGGACGGCATTTCCCTGACGGTCAAAGCGGGCGAAACGCTGGCGCTGGTGGGCGAGTCCGGCTGCGGAAAAAGTATCACCTCACTGGCGCTGATGGGGCTACTGCCCGCCAGCGCGCAGATCGTCAGCGGCGAGATGCAGTTTCGCCGCCACGACCTGCGCAAGCTCTCGCCGCGGGAGTATGCCGACCTGCGCGGAAGCGAGCTGGCGATGATATTCCAGGAGCCGATGACCTCACTCAATCCGGCGTTTACCCTGGGGGATCAGCTGAGCGAAGCGGTGATGCGGCACCAGAACGTTTCGCGCGCCGAGGCGATGAAGGTCGCGCTGCAGATCCTCGAGAAGGTACAGATCCCGGCGGCGGAGATGCGCCTCAAGGCGTATCCGCACCAGCTTTCCGGCGGCATGCGCCAGCGCGTGATGATTGCGATGGCGCTGATCAACCATCCTAAACTGCTGATTGCTGATGAACCGACCACCGCGCTGGACGTCACCATTCAGGCGCAAATCCTGACCCTGCTGAACACCCTTAAAGAAGAAATCGGCACGGCGGTGCTGATGATCACCCACGATTTGGGCGTGGTGGCAGAAGTGGCCCAGCAGGTGGCGGTGATGTACGCCGGGCAGGTGGTGGAGCAGGGAAGCGTGGAGGCTATCTTTGCCGACCCGCAGCACCCGTACACCATCGGCCTGATGGGCTCGATCCCCTCGCTGGGGGCACGCAAAGGCCAGCTCTCCACCATTCCCGGATCGGTTCCGCTCCCGGAGTCCATGCCGAAAGGCTGTCGTTTCGCGACGCGCTGCCCGTTTGCGCAGTCGCGCTGCCATGATGAAAAACCGCAGCTCACTACGCTCGGCGCGGGCCATCAGGTTGCCTGCTTCCGCGTGCCGCTCGAACACCACATTGCCCTGGGAGAGACCGCATGA
- a CDS encoding bacterial type II and III secretion system family protein, which yields MKKTIALTFLLSCALLSGCAQRAAPPARESVTASPQVLVKRLKEIDQQRIASPQDIALRAEQADISKKLVNDYLKNADLAVRQNNYTLATQMWRDALTYEPGNLRALQGLRKLDARRALDTLYKEAVANSTRDPARALHKIQQVLEEDPNWPQARALRDHLMREVSRINQPEQRLNRELQKTIALNFREHSLMAIFNTISQMTGVNIIFDKDISSSTTGSLIAKRTTAEDAINVLLLSNNLRKKVLNSNTLLIYPATAQKEKIYRDVVVKTIFLGYAKAKDVNVALRNMVKLKDVHVDERTNSVTLRGPKESVEKAERLLVTLDRPEAEVTLAVEVLEVNTNDLEALGVKLPQTISAGFAKSKDGDLKGSGIPLGDLSAKNIMVDVDNMTIDMKKVLSNARVLANPRIRVKNNKKALVDIGQTIPVLTTTVNDGISQQKVDYQDVGLKLEVTPEVSMDDNISMEVKFTLSALGAEEPGENGAKYYRTTKREANTTLSSMNGETQMLAGLIKQDETTTQKGTPLLSDIPGLGRLFSSNSDNKERTEVVLLITPTIERNLDLPGSHVSTIEMGSDDLTGDSIQLRDLQRDEPGSGFTAPALAPPAHFPDRAATLPPPILDESETENGAS from the coding sequence ATGAAAAAAACAATTGCTCTCACTTTTTTGTTGTCATGCGCGCTACTGAGCGGCTGTGCACAACGTGCGGCGCCTCCGGCCCGGGAATCGGTGACCGCCTCGCCACAGGTACTGGTTAAGCGGCTGAAGGAAATAGACCAACAGCGCATTGCCAGTCCGCAGGATATTGCGCTTCGCGCCGAGCAGGCTGATATCAGCAAAAAGCTGGTAAATGACTACCTGAAAAATGCCGATCTCGCGGTGCGTCAGAATAACTACACCCTGGCGACGCAAATGTGGCGCGATGCGCTTACCTATGAGCCCGGCAACCTGCGCGCCCTGCAGGGGCTACGTAAACTCGATGCCCGTCGGGCGCTGGACACGTTGTATAAGGAGGCGGTGGCTAACAGCACCCGCGACCCGGCACGCGCGCTGCACAAAATCCAGCAGGTGCTGGAAGAGGACCCTAACTGGCCACAGGCGCGCGCCCTGCGCGATCATCTGATGCGTGAGGTTTCACGGATCAACCAGCCGGAGCAGCGTCTGAACCGGGAGCTGCAAAAAACGATTGCGCTTAATTTTCGCGAGCACAGCCTGATGGCCATCTTTAACACCATCAGCCAGATGACCGGGGTCAATATCATCTTCGACAAAGATATTTCTTCCAGCACCACCGGCAGCCTTATCGCCAAACGCACCACTGCGGAAGATGCCATCAACGTGCTGCTGTTGTCGAATAACCTGCGGAAAAAAGTGCTGAACAGCAATACGTTGCTGATCTACCCCGCTACCGCGCAAAAAGAGAAGATTTATCGTGACGTGGTCGTCAAAACCATCTTCCTGGGCTACGCGAAAGCGAAAGATGTCAATGTCGCCCTGCGCAACATGGTCAAGCTGAAGGATGTGCACGTTGATGAGCGAACCAACTCCGTCACCCTGCGCGGGCCAAAAGAGAGCGTGGAAAAAGCGGAGCGCCTGTTAGTGACGCTCGACCGGCCTGAAGCGGAGGTCACGCTGGCCGTTGAGGTGCTGGAGGTGAATACCAACGATCTTGAAGCGCTTGGCGTGAAGTTGCCGCAAACCATCAGCGCGGGTTTTGCCAAAAGTAAAGACGGTGATTTAAAGGGAAGTGGGATCCCGCTGGGCGACCTGAGCGCCAAAAATATCATGGTCGATGTCGACAATATGACCATTGACATGAAAAAGGTGTTGAGCAACGCCAGAGTGCTGGCAAACCCGCGGATCCGGGTGAAAAACAATAAAAAAGCATTGGTCGATATTGGTCAAACTATCCCGGTACTGACCACAACCGTCAACGACGGTATTTCGCAACAGAAAGTGGATTATCAGGATGTCGGCCTGAAGCTGGAAGTCACTCCGGAAGTCAGTATGGATGACAATATCTCAATGGAGGTGAAGTTCACGCTCAGTGCCCTGGGTGCCGAGGAACCCGGTGAGAACGGCGCAAAGTATTACCGCACCACGAAACGCGAAGCCAATACCACGCTCAGCAGTATGAACGGCGAGACCCAGATGCTGGCAGGGCTGATCAAGCAGGATGAAACCACGACCCAAAAAGGAACGCCATTATTAAGTGACATCCCAGGGCTGGGCCGCCTGTTTAGCAGCAATTCCGACAATAAAGAGCGCACGGAGGTCGTGCTGTTAATTACGCCGACCATCGAACGCAACCTCGATTTACCGGGAAGCCACGTCAGTACCATTGAGATGGGCAGCGACGATTTAACGGGCGACAGCATCCAGCTGCGCGACCTGCAGCGCGACGAGCCTGGCAGCGGGTTTACCGCACCGGCGCTTGCGCCGCCGGCTCATTTCCCTGACCGCGCGGCAACCCTGCCGCCACCGATCCTCGATGAGTCTGAAACGGAAAACGGAGCATCGTAA
- a CDS encoding prepilin-type N-terminal cleavage/methylation domain-containing protein — protein sequence MRNGEKGFTLIELLVVMAIIATLMTLVAPRFFQHADRAKEVVREHNLHALRSAIDHYRRDRLAGPYSLEDLIEAGYLRQMPLDPITNRRDIWEAKTDDEGQIIDVETPPKPGQDHPDAFD from the coding sequence ATGCGCAATGGTGAAAAAGGTTTTACGCTCATCGAGCTGCTGGTGGTGATGGCAATCATCGCGACATTGATGACCCTTGTCGCCCCACGATTTTTCCAGCACGCGGACAGAGCCAAAGAGGTGGTGCGCGAGCATAACCTGCATGCGCTGCGCAGCGCGATCGATCACTACCGCCGCGATCGCCTGGCGGGGCCATACAGCCTGGAGGATCTGATCGAGGCCGGTTACCTGCGCCAGATGCCGCTGGATCCGATCACCAACCGCCGCGATATCTGGGAAGCGAAGACCGATGACGAAGGGCAAATTATTGACGTCGAGACGCCACCTAAACCCGGGCAGGATCATCCCGATGCGTTCGATTAA
- a CDS encoding type II/IV secretion system protein, whose amino-acid sequence MSHSPSVDPLFDLPDEQRCQALAELLDSFPGALEEAASSLGLTPLSPTQLADSEEDFEAVPLTESLSQRALPLRVNGQLHVALGDPFSLALRQWAYNVNALPALAPLSQLNARLDDLAKQQRTLDQLEQQQSEENKEARWLEITPAAIASEPHAVIKLVNATLFDALQSRASDIHLCAVADGLMVKYRIDGVLHSIRHCAGLQQAEQVISRLKVLSCMDISERRTPQDGRFKALILQRPVDFRVSIMPGVYGEDAVLRVLDKSHDQNLRLETLGFDEHTLGAIRQLTHLPHGMVLVTGPTGSGKSTTLYSALSELNSGECKIITIEDPVEYQLNSVLQIPVNDKKGLTFARGLRAILRHDPDIILVGEIRDGETAGIAVQAALTGHVVLSSVHANDVFSVLERFLYMQVEPASLITALNGVVAQRLVRQICPDCIDDTTPTDDLLAAWQSGPLQQLTPRWRRGRGCDTCRDSGFRGRLALAEVLHFSDAMKEAMLARSPRRKLKEVALNDGFVPLSTIALRAVVEGKTTWEEVNRVITH is encoded by the coding sequence ATGTCTCACTCACCGTCTGTAGACCCCCTTTTCGACCTGCCGGACGAGCAGCGCTGTCAGGCCCTGGCGGAACTGCTGGACAGTTTCCCCGGCGCATTAGAAGAAGCCGCCAGTTCCCTGGGGCTCACGCCGCTCTCACCCACACAGCTCGCCGACAGCGAAGAGGATTTCGAAGCCGTACCGTTGACCGAATCACTCAGCCAGCGGGCATTGCCGCTGCGCGTGAACGGTCAGCTCCACGTTGCGCTGGGCGATCCGTTTTCGCTGGCGCTGCGCCAGTGGGCCTATAACGTGAATGCGTTACCCGCGCTGGCTCCGCTTTCTCAGCTTAATGCCCGGCTTGATGATCTCGCCAAACAGCAGCGCACGCTCGATCAGCTGGAACAGCAGCAGAGTGAAGAGAATAAAGAGGCCCGGTGGCTGGAGATCACCCCTGCGGCCATTGCCAGTGAACCCCATGCCGTCATTAAGCTGGTTAACGCCACGCTGTTTGATGCCCTGCAAAGCCGGGCCAGCGATATTCACCTTTGCGCCGTAGCGGATGGATTGATGGTGAAGTACCGCATCGATGGCGTCCTGCACAGCATTCGCCACTGCGCCGGGCTTCAGCAGGCGGAACAGGTGATCTCCCGTCTCAAGGTATTGAGTTGCATGGACATTTCCGAAAGGCGCACGCCTCAGGACGGACGCTTTAAGGCGTTAATTCTCCAGCGTCCCGTCGATTTTCGCGTGTCCATTATGCCGGGCGTGTACGGCGAGGATGCCGTATTGCGCGTGCTGGATAAATCACACGATCAAAACCTGCGCCTGGAGACGCTCGGCTTTGATGAGCACACGCTGGGCGCCATTCGTCAGTTAACCCATCTGCCCCACGGTATGGTGCTCGTCACCGGACCTACGGGGAGCGGGAAGTCCACCACCCTCTATTCGGCACTCAGCGAACTCAACAGCGGTGAATGCAAAATCATCACCATTGAAGATCCCGTGGAATACCAGCTCAACAGCGTGCTGCAAATTCCGGTCAACGATAAAAAAGGGCTCACCTTCGCCCGAGGCCTGCGCGCCATTTTGCGTCACGACCCGGACATCATTCTGGTGGGTGAGATCCGCGATGGCGAAACCGCCGGCATTGCCGTGCAGGCGGCGCTCACCGGCCACGTGGTGCTCTCCTCGGTTCACGCCAATGACGTCTTTAGCGTACTGGAACGTTTTTTATATATGCAGGTCGAGCCCGCCAGCCTGATCACCGCCCTTAACGGCGTCGTGGCGCAGCGGCTGGTTCGCCAGATTTGCCCGGACTGTATTGATGACACCACGCCCACGGATGACCTTCTCGCGGCGTGGCAATCCGGCCCGCTACAGCAGCTTACGCCCCGCTGGCGTCGAGGGCGGGGCTGCGATACCTGCCGCGACAGCGGCTTTCGCGGCAGGCTGGCGCTGGCGGAAGTGCTGCATTTCAGTGATGCGATGAAAGAAGCAATGCTGGCGCGCTCGCCCCGGCGCAAGTTAAAGGAGGTGGCGCTGAATGACGGTTTTGTTCCGCTCTCAACCATCGCGCTGCGCGCCGTGGTCGAAGGCAAAACCACCTGGGAGGAGGTGAACCGTGTTATCACTCACTAA